A stretch of the Streptosporangium sp. NBC_01755 genome encodes the following:
- a CDS encoding hydantoinase B/oxoprolinase family protein, whose product MSETMSETVSETVSEWSGTALPRVDGATVEVVRSHLTSAAEEMRATLVRTAFNPVIYEVFDFGISVYDSGLRLVAESTGLSRFLGANDYSIRKGVEYVGRENLRPGDVVLLNYPYWNAAHSYDATLFSPVFLGSELVGFLCVRAHWMDLGAKDPGYVLDSTDMHQEGIIFPGTKVFSGGEPNREIIELIRFNSRMPDLVIGDLNAQVAALRTGERRVQELYARYGRAVVDSVVETVIEGAAESAAEAVARLPQGSWTAVDWLDDDGITEDPIRMRVTVTIADGTFTVDFAGSSGATEGPVNLPFGATIATCRVAFKAITTPTEQTNAGHFAPLRVRAEPGTLFHAVYPAATFTQWTGTVALELIYKALAQGMPDRLPASSGGDVPGFMMVGIHPETGQMFAVSNNDPVGWGATPSHDGMNAANHLCQTQARNTPVEVLEARTGMFFERMEMREDSGGAGRFRGGVGLRRDIRFVTPGEFLSVIKKTRSRPWALEGGLEPEPNQVVVFPDTEREHRVSTKRTKVRVGDRIRLLTAGGGGHGDPCERDPELVRRDVAEGYVSPDAARRIYRIEAVR is encoded by the coding sequence ATGTCTGAGACGATGTCTGAGACGGTGTCCGAGACGGTGTCCGAGTGGTCCGGTACGGCTCTGCCACGGGTGGACGGCGCGACGGTCGAGGTGGTGCGCAGCCATCTCACCTCGGCCGCCGAGGAGATGCGGGCCACGCTCGTGCGCACCGCCTTCAACCCGGTCATCTACGAGGTCTTCGACTTCGGCATCTCCGTCTACGATTCGGGCCTGCGCCTGGTCGCCGAGTCGACGGGGCTGAGCCGCTTCCTCGGCGCCAACGACTACTCCATCCGCAAGGGTGTGGAGTACGTGGGGCGGGAGAACCTGCGTCCGGGTGATGTGGTGCTGCTGAACTATCCGTATTGGAACGCGGCACACTCCTACGACGCGACGTTGTTCTCGCCGGTGTTCCTGGGGTCGGAGCTGGTGGGTTTTCTGTGTGTGCGGGCTCACTGGATGGATCTGGGGGCCAAGGATCCGGGGTATGTGCTGGATTCCACGGACATGCACCAGGAGGGGATCATCTTTCCCGGGACGAAGGTGTTCTCGGGGGGTGAGCCGAACCGGGAGATCATCGAGTTGATCCGGTTCAACTCGCGGATGCCGGATCTGGTGATCGGTGATCTGAACGCGCAGGTCGCCGCGTTGCGCACCGGAGAACGCCGTGTCCAGGAGCTGTACGCCCGCTACGGCAGGGCGGTCGTCGACTCCGTCGTCGAGACCGTGATCGAGGGCGCCGCCGAGTCCGCCGCAGAGGCCGTCGCCCGCCTCCCGCAGGGCTCGTGGACCGCCGTCGACTGGCTGGACGACGACGGCATCACCGAGGACCCGATCCGGATGCGGGTCACCGTCACCATCGCCGACGGCACGTTCACCGTCGACTTCGCCGGATCGTCGGGCGCGACCGAGGGGCCGGTCAACCTACCGTTCGGCGCGACCATCGCGACCTGCCGGGTCGCGTTCAAGGCGATCACCACGCCCACCGAGCAGACCAACGCCGGGCACTTCGCCCCCCTGCGGGTGCGGGCCGAGCCCGGCACGCTCTTCCACGCCGTCTACCCGGCGGCGACCTTCACCCAGTGGACCGGGACGGTCGCCCTGGAACTGATCTACAAGGCGCTGGCGCAGGGCATGCCGGACCGGCTGCCCGCCTCCTCGGGAGGGGACGTGCCGGGGTTCATGATGGTCGGGATCCACCCGGAGACCGGGCAGATGTTCGCGGTCAGCAACAACGACCCGGTCGGCTGGGGCGCCACCCCCTCCCACGACGGCATGAACGCCGCCAACCACCTGTGCCAGACCCAGGCCCGCAACACCCCCGTCGAGGTCCTGGAGGCGCGGACCGGGATGTTCTTCGAGCGGATGGAGATGCGTGAGGACTCCGGCGGTGCCGGGCGGTTCCGCGGTGGGGTGGGGTTGCGGAGGGACATCCGTTTCGTCACCCCGGGGGAGTTCCTGTCGGTCATCAAGAAGACGCGGTCGCGGCCGTGGGCGCTGGAGGGCGGGCTGGAGCCCGAGCCCAACCAGGTGGTGGTCTTTCCCGACACCGAGCGCGAGCATCGGGTCAGTACCAAGCGGACCAAGGTGCGGGTCGGTGACCGGATCAGGTTGCTGACCGCCGGTGGTGGCGGGCACGGGGACCCGTGCGAGCGAGACCCCGAACTGGTCCGCCGCGACGTCGCCGAGGGCTATGTCTCTCCCGACGCCGCCCGCAGGATCTACCGGATCGAGGCCGTCCGATGA
- a CDS encoding helix-turn-helix domain-containing protein produces the protein MGTSERHGGEEPDRQDAVGARMRQFRKERGLTLRGLATHSGLSIGFLSQVERGISSIGLTALNSVATALDRSVAEFFNDVPPEETEERQPPVSPLPSHFTLTRSATAATEYISGQQTYRMLSARGPNLVLEPLLVHIAPGGKREDSYGHAGEEFAFVLEGELLYEVDGVEHRLHPGDSVHLRSTVPHSMFNDTDRVTTVVSVVTPRLF, from the coding sequence GTGGGCACATCGGAGCGTCATGGCGGTGAGGAGCCGGACCGCCAAGACGCCGTCGGAGCCCGGATGCGGCAGTTCCGCAAGGAGCGCGGTCTGACACTGCGTGGTCTCGCCACCCACTCCGGGCTCTCAATCGGGTTCCTCTCCCAGGTCGAGCGGGGCATCTCCTCCATCGGCCTGACCGCGCTCAACAGCGTGGCCACCGCGCTCGACCGGAGCGTGGCGGAGTTCTTCAACGACGTGCCGCCGGAGGAGACCGAGGAGAGGCAGCCGCCGGTCTCCCCGCTGCCGAGCCACTTCACGCTCACCCGCTCCGCGACGGCCGCCACCGAGTACATCTCGGGCCAGCAGACCTACCGCATGCTCTCGGCCAGGGGGCCGAACCTGGTGCTCGAACCGCTGCTGGTGCACATCGCACCCGGCGGCAAGCGTGAGGACTCCTACGGTCACGCCGGGGAGGAGTTCGCCTTCGTGCTGGAGGGCGAGCTGCTGTACGAGGTCGACGGCGTCGAGCACCGGTTGCATCCGGGCGACAGCGTCCATCTGAGGTCGACGGTCCCGCACAGCATGTTCAACGACACCGACCGGGTCACCACCGTCGTATCCGTGGTGACCCCTCGATTGTTCTGA
- a CDS encoding amidohydrolase family protein produces MNDVVIVNCTVTDARAGGAPSGEAPAEAPAEAPRSAEGRITDAAVWIRDDRIAAVGPREQVLERVGEAQRLDLGGAYLTPGLVNMHTHLSLSLPGQGGDNVKNMTAHELVLYMADGARRTLHCGVTTVRCVAEKDHADFALRRAIESGRASGPRVFTAGQALVCTGGHGHEASDTMECDGVDGFRRGVRTQVKAGADLIKIMISGGIAGEHEDIDTPQLFSDEMAAALQTAHAWGRKVTAHAGPAAVIAEAVELGLDCVEHGYQLTPEVAKRMAERGTALVPTLLVTRCKEFFDELGVPEWMQCRSLGAGPRHLESYAMALDAGVDVLLGSDMPPFWDFEGTNASVRELECMSEGGLGPAGALYAGTLGPVRWLGADADLGTVEVGKYADLIAMDADPLADTSAFRGVRWVMKGGRVVRDDRSGWERQ; encoded by the coding sequence ATGAACGACGTGGTCATCGTCAACTGCACGGTCACCGACGCCCGCGCCGGCGGCGCTCCGTCGGGCGAGGCGCCGGCCGAGGCACCGGCCGAGGCTCCACGGAGCGCCGAGGGGCGGATCACGGATGCGGCGGTGTGGATCCGGGACGACCGGATCGCGGCCGTGGGCCCCCGCGAGCAGGTCCTGGAACGGGTGGGGGAGGCGCAGCGACTTGATCTAGGCGGCGCCTACCTCACCCCCGGCCTGGTCAACATGCACACCCACCTGTCCCTGTCGCTGCCGGGCCAGGGAGGCGACAACGTCAAGAACATGACGGCGCACGAACTCGTCCTCTACATGGCCGACGGTGCCCGCCGTACCCTGCACTGCGGGGTCACCACGGTGCGGTGCGTGGCCGAGAAGGACCACGCCGACTTCGCGCTGCGCCGGGCCATCGAGTCGGGCAGGGCGAGCGGGCCGCGCGTCTTCACGGCGGGCCAGGCCCTGGTCTGCACCGGCGGCCACGGCCACGAGGCGAGCGACACTATGGAGTGCGACGGAGTCGACGGGTTCCGGCGCGGGGTGCGTACCCAGGTCAAGGCGGGTGCCGACCTCATCAAGATCATGATCTCCGGTGGCATCGCCGGAGAGCACGAGGACATCGACACCCCGCAGCTGTTCTCCGACGAGATGGCGGCGGCGCTGCAGACCGCGCATGCCTGGGGCCGGAAGGTCACCGCGCACGCGGGGCCGGCGGCGGTGATCGCCGAGGCCGTCGAGCTGGGCCTCGACTGCGTGGAGCACGGCTATCAGCTCACCCCCGAGGTCGCGAAGAGAATGGCCGAGCGCGGCACGGCCCTGGTGCCGACGCTGCTCGTCACCCGCTGCAAGGAGTTCTTCGACGAGCTCGGGGTGCCGGAGTGGATGCAGTGCCGCTCGCTCGGCGCCGGCCCCCGGCATCTGGAGAGCTACGCCATGGCCCTCGACGCCGGGGTGGACGTCCTGCTGGGCAGTGACATGCCGCCGTTCTGGGACTTCGAGGGGACCAACGCCTCGGTACGCGAGCTGGAGTGCATGTCCGAGGGAGGTCTCGGCCCGGCGGGAGCGCTGTATGCGGGCACGCTCGGCCCGGTGCGCTGGCTCGGCGCCGACGCCGACCTCGGCACCGTCGAGGTCGGCAAGTACGCGGACCTCATCGCCATGGACGCGGACCCGCTCGCGGACACCTCGGCCTTTCGCGGGGTCCGCTGGGTGATGAAGGGCGGCCGGGTCGTCCGCGACGACCGGTCGGGATGGGAGAGGCAGTGA
- a CDS encoding hydantoinase/oxoprolinase family protein: MPDPKHIRLAVDIGGTFVDAMELNTRTHEVRFRKASTTPARPWEGVLDAVTALGTDLSEVELFIHGTTLGLNAVLERRGEPTGIITNDGFRDIFLIGRGNVPADHMYDFQYERPESLVRRRHTVGVRGRLDHRGRVVEELDAEGVREAARVLVEEEGVVSIAVCFLHSFLDPSHERQAARIIREAYPQVTVSLSTDIVREYREYERTSTTVLDAYIRPIFERYVDRLEHGLAERGFGGRFLIMRSGGGSMTSSVAKTSPTHTVLSGPAGGIVGAAHLAAALGRRDLLTFDIGGTSLDACVIEHGSPVAAYEAQLEHFPLLIPTYDIRTIGAGGGSIAWLERGLLKVGPHSAGADPGPVCYGRGGTRPTVTDAAVVLGYVDPGRFLAGTMDLHADAARAALDEQVARPLGLSPEAAAAGVFDVLLAKTVGAVRQITVERGHDPRGFSLLAFGGAGPLLAPLLAAEMGIGEVIVPFAPSGFSAWGMLSADIVDDFSRTVMATLDDADLDELETVFKGIEAEAVDSLEAQLVAAEHMVLERQFELRYLGQEHSLIVTTGRDLDRDAIRRAFEETHVARYGHAMDNRLQILNLRVRGVGRTDRPELVVRPPGDGDAGRALFARRDAYDFGTRATASFAVYDRALLEPGDAFDGPALVDEGTSTTVVPSGQRVEVDEHGYLLVRIVEASS; the protein is encoded by the coding sequence ATGCCCGACCCGAAGCACATTCGTCTGGCCGTCGACATCGGCGGCACCTTCGTCGACGCGATGGAGCTGAACACCCGCACTCATGAGGTGCGTTTCAGGAAGGCCTCGACCACCCCGGCCCGTCCCTGGGAGGGCGTGCTCGACGCGGTCACCGCGCTCGGCACCGACCTGTCGGAGGTGGAGCTGTTCATCCACGGCACCACCCTGGGCCTCAACGCGGTCCTGGAACGGCGCGGCGAGCCGACGGGGATCATCACCAACGACGGCTTCCGCGACATCTTCCTGATCGGCCGGGGCAACGTGCCCGCCGACCACATGTACGACTTCCAGTACGAGCGCCCCGAGAGCCTGGTGCGGCGCCGCCACACCGTGGGGGTGCGGGGACGGCTCGACCATCGGGGCCGTGTGGTCGAGGAACTCGACGCCGAGGGCGTCAGGGAGGCGGCCCGCGTCCTGGTCGAGGAGGAGGGCGTGGTGTCGATCGCCGTCTGCTTCCTGCACTCCTTCCTCGACCCCTCCCACGAGCGCCAGGCCGCCCGGATCATCCGCGAGGCGTACCCGCAGGTGACGGTCTCGCTCTCCACCGACATCGTCAGGGAGTACCGCGAGTACGAGCGGACCAGCACGACGGTCCTCGACGCCTACATCCGGCCGATCTTCGAGAGGTACGTCGACAGGCTGGAGCACGGGCTGGCCGAGCGCGGGTTCGGCGGACGGTTCCTGATCATGCGGTCCGGCGGCGGCTCCATGACGTCGTCCGTGGCCAAGACCTCCCCGACGCACACCGTGCTGTCGGGCCCGGCGGGCGGCATCGTCGGCGCGGCGCACCTCGCCGCCGCCCTCGGCCGCCGGGATCTTCTCACCTTCGACATCGGCGGCACCTCGCTGGACGCGTGCGTGATCGAGCACGGGTCCCCGGTGGCCGCCTACGAGGCGCAGCTGGAGCACTTTCCGCTGCTGATCCCCACTTACGACATTCGCACGATAGGGGCCGGAGGGGGCTCGATCGCGTGGTTGGAGAGGGGATTGCTCAAGGTGGGTCCGCACAGCGCGGGTGCCGACCCCGGCCCGGTGTGTTACGGCCGGGGCGGCACCCGCCCCACTGTCACCGACGCGGCGGTGGTCCTCGGCTACGTGGACCCGGGCCGTTTCCTGGCCGGGACGATGGACCTGCACGCCGACGCCGCACGCGCGGCGCTCGACGAGCAGGTGGCCCGGCCCCTCGGACTGAGCCCGGAGGCCGCCGCGGCGGGCGTCTTCGACGTGCTGCTGGCCAAGACCGTCGGCGCGGTCCGGCAGATCACCGTCGAGCGGGGGCACGACCCCCGGGGTTTCTCACTGCTCGCCTTCGGTGGGGCCGGACCGCTGCTCGCCCCGCTGCTCGCCGCGGAGATGGGCATCGGCGAGGTCATCGTGCCGTTCGCGCCGTCAGGTTTCTCCGCCTGGGGCATGCTCAGCGCCGACATCGTCGACGACTTCTCCCGTACGGTGATGGCCACCCTGGACGACGCCGACCTCGACGAGCTGGAGACGGTCTTCAAGGGCATCGAGGCCGAGGCCGTCGACTCCCTGGAGGCGCAGCTGGTCGCGGCCGAGCACATGGTCCTGGAGCGCCAGTTCGAGCTGCGCTACCTGGGACAGGAGCACTCGCTCATCGTCACCACCGGCCGCGACCTCGACCGGGACGCGATCAGGCGGGCGTTCGAGGAGACCCACGTGGCGCGCTACGGCCACGCCATGGACAACCGGCTGCAGATCCTCAATCTGCGGGTGCGCGGCGTCGGCCGCACCGACCGGCCGGAGTTGGTGGTGCGCCCACCGGGCGACGGCGACGCGGGCCGGGCGCTGTTCGCCCGCAGGGACGCCTACGACTTCGGTACCCGCGCCACGGCGTCGTTCGCCGTCTACGACCGCGCGTTGCTGGAGCCGGGCGACGCGTTCGACGGACCCGCGCTGGTCGACGAGGGCACCTCGACCACCGTGGTCCCCTCGGGGCAGCGGGTCGAGGTCGACGAGCACGGTTATCTGCTGGTCAGGATTGTGGAGGCGTCGTCATGA
- a CDS encoding TIGR04076 family protein, producing the protein MNDDGDMELYDLRVVVDRIEGRSVCGMEVGDHFTLERSAHLRLPDGRHFCVYALASVLPFLAAKQRDLAEGDWLAQDSLFCCPDPEERLVMRVERTRRRRMNSADLT; encoded by the coding sequence ATGAACGACGACGGTGACATGGAGCTGTACGACCTGCGGGTCGTGGTCGACCGCATCGAGGGCAGATCCGTCTGCGGCATGGAGGTGGGCGACCACTTCACACTGGAGCGGAGCGCGCACCTGCGGCTCCCCGACGGCAGGCACTTCTGCGTCTACGCGCTCGCCTCGGTCCTGCCGTTCCTCGCCGCAAAGCAGCGTGACCTCGCCGAGGGCGACTGGCTGGCGCAGGACTCCCTGTTCTGCTGCCCCGACCCGGAGGAGCGGCTGGTGATGCGGGTCGAGCGGACCCGCCGCCGCCGGATGAACTCCGCCGACCTGACCTGA
- a CDS encoding hydantoinase B/oxoprolinase family protein has protein sequence MTERLGEKLDGATAEVVRSYLLAAAEEMRATLIRTSFNPVIYEVHDFGMSMYDADLRLIAEATGLTFFLGANDFSLRKGVEYVGRENLRPGDVVLLNYPYWNAAHSYDATLFSPVFLGSELVGFLCVRAHWMDLGAKDPGYVLDSTDMHQEGIIFPGTKVFSGGEPNREIIELIRFNSRMPDLVIGDLNAQVAALRTGERRFLEILEKFGRPTVQAAVGRMIEDGEARTRAALAELPQGSWTAVDWVDDDGITEDPVRMQVTVTIADGTFTVDFDGSAPATPGPINMPFGATEAICKVVLKSLTSPDEPSNFGTTVPLRVRAEPGTLFHAVYPQPTFTLWTGIVAVELILKALAQGMPDRLPASSGGDVPGFMMVGIHPETGQMFAVSNNDPVGWGATPSHDGMNAATHVSGSTGRITPIEVLEARTGMFFERMEMREDSGGAGRFRGGVGLRRDIRFVTPGEFLSVIKKTRSRPWALEGGLEPEPNQVVVFPDTEREHRVSTKRTKVRVGDRIRLLTAGGGGHGDPCERDPGLVRRDVAEGYVSPDAARRIYGIDDV, from the coding sequence ATGACCGAGCGACTGGGCGAGAAACTTGACGGGGCGACCGCCGAGGTGGTGCGCAGCTACCTGCTCGCCGCGGCGGAGGAGATGCGGGCCACGCTGATCCGTACGTCGTTCAACCCGGTCATCTACGAGGTCCACGACTTCGGCATGTCGATGTACGACGCCGACCTGCGGCTGATCGCCGAGGCCACCGGCCTCACCTTCTTCCTCGGCGCCAACGACTTCTCACTGCGCAAGGGTGTGGAGTACGTGGGGCGGGAGAACCTGCGTCCGGGTGATGTGGTGCTGCTGAACTATCCGTATTGGAACGCGGCACACTCCTACGACGCGACGTTGTTCTCGCCGGTGTTCCTGGGGTCGGAGCTGGTGGGTTTTCTGTGTGTGCGGGCTCACTGGATGGATCTGGGGGCCAAGGATCCGGGGTATGTGCTGGATTCCACGGACATGCATCAGGAGGGGATCATCTTTCCCGGGACGAAGGTGTTCTCGGGGGGTGAGCCGAACCGGGAGATCATCGAGTTGATCCGGTTCAACTCGCGGATGCCGGATCTGGTGATCGGTGATCTGAACGCGCAGGTCGCCGCGTTGCGCACCGGAGAACGCCGGTTCCTGGAGATCCTGGAGAAGTTCGGCCGCCCGACGGTGCAGGCCGCCGTCGGGCGGATGATCGAGGACGGCGAGGCGCGCACCCGTGCCGCCCTCGCCGAACTGCCGCAGGGCTCGTGGACCGCGGTCGACTGGGTCGACGACGACGGCATCACCGAGGACCCGGTCCGCATGCAGGTCACCGTCACCATCGCCGACGGCACGTTCACCGTCGACTTCGACGGTTCCGCACCGGCCACGCCCGGTCCCATCAACATGCCGTTCGGCGCCACCGAGGCGATCTGCAAGGTCGTCCTCAAGTCGCTCACCTCGCCCGACGAGCCGTCCAACTTCGGCACGACCGTCCCCCTTCGGGTGCGGGCCGAGCCCGGCACGCTCTTCCACGCCGTCTACCCGCAGCCGACGTTCACCCTGTGGACCGGCATCGTCGCGGTCGAGCTCATCCTGAAGGCGCTGGCGCAGGGCATGCCGGACAGGCTGCCCGCCTCCTCGGGAGGGGACGTGCCGGGGTTCATGATGGTCGGGATCCATCCGGAGACCGGGCAGATGTTCGCGGTCAGCAACAACGACCCGGTCGGCTGGGGCGCCACCCCCTCCCACGACGGGATGAACGCCGCCACCCACGTCTCGGGCAGTACCGGGAGGATCACCCCGATCGAGGTCCTGGAGGCGCGGACCGGGATGTTCTTCGAGCGGATGGAGATGCGTGAGGACTCCGGCGGTGCCGGGCGGTTCCGCGGTGGGGTGGGGTTGCGGAGGGACATCCGTTTCGTCACCCCGGGGGAGTTCCTGTCGGTCATCAAGAAGACGCGGTCGCGGCCGTGGGCGCTGGAGGGCGGGCTGGAGCCCGAGCCCAACCAGGTGGTGGTCTTTCCCGACACCGAGCGCGAGCATCGGGTCAGTACCAAGCGGACCAAGGTGCGGGTCGGTGACCGGATCAGGTTGCTGACCGCCGGTGGTGGCGGGCACGGGGACCCGTGCGAGCGAGACCCCGGACTGGTCCGCCGCGACGTCGCCGAGGGCTATGTCTCTCCCGACGCCGCCCGCAGGATCTACGGGATCGACGATGTCTGA
- a CDS encoding LLM class flavin-dependent oxidoreductase encodes MSTAEIGLGLQSDKRAGDYARLARRAEEHGFDVLSVFGDLMYQPPIFPLLEMAAATERVRLGAACLNPYSAAPYEIAGQLAALDLASHGRAYLGLARGTWLGAVGIAQPRPLTALAETVEVVYRLLAGDAGGFEGEMFRLAPGTRLRYPVHRTRPPLLLGAWGPKGAALAGRIADEIKVGGSANPAMVGVIRERVAAGATAAGRDPGQVGVVLGAVTVVDTDGAAARARARSEVAMYLAVVADLDPTVEIPADLLGRVKELVDAGRDEAAGRLIPDDLLDLFAFSGDPEQVAAQAQALIDAGAHRVEFGTPHGLTDDRGVELLGTEVLPLLNRSPKGAA; translated from the coding sequence ATGAGCACCGCCGAGATCGGCCTCGGTCTGCAGAGCGACAAGCGGGCCGGTGACTACGCCCGGCTCGCGCGCCGCGCGGAGGAGCACGGCTTCGACGTGCTGAGCGTGTTCGGCGACCTGATGTACCAGCCGCCGATCTTCCCGCTGCTGGAGATGGCCGCCGCCACCGAGAGGGTGCGGCTCGGCGCGGCCTGCCTCAACCCGTACTCGGCGGCGCCGTACGAGATCGCCGGGCAGCTCGCCGCCCTCGACCTGGCCTCGCACGGTCGTGCCTACCTGGGCCTGGCGCGCGGCACCTGGCTCGGCGCCGTGGGCATCGCCCAGCCCCGGCCGCTGACCGCGCTGGCGGAGACCGTCGAGGTGGTCTACCGGCTGCTGGCCGGCGACGCCGGAGGGTTCGAGGGGGAGATGTTCCGCCTGGCGCCGGGCACCCGGCTGCGCTACCCCGTGCACCGCACCCGGCCGCCGCTGCTGCTCGGCGCCTGGGGGCCGAAGGGCGCGGCGCTGGCCGGGCGGATCGCCGACGAGATCAAGGTGGGCGGCAGCGCGAACCCGGCGATGGTCGGGGTGATCCGCGAGCGGGTCGCGGCCGGGGCGACGGCGGCCGGACGTGACCCGGGCCAGGTGGGCGTCGTCCTGGGCGCGGTGACGGTCGTGGACACGGACGGCGCCGCGGCCAGGGCCAGGGCGCGCAGCGAGGTCGCCATGTACCTCGCGGTGGTCGCCGACCTCGACCCGACCGTGGAGATCCCCGCCGACCTGCTCGGCCGGGTCAAGGAGCTGGTCGACGCCGGGCGGGACGAGGCCGCCGGACGGCTGATCCCCGACGATCTGCTCGACCTGTTCGCCTTCTCCGGCGACCCGGAGCAGGTCGCCGCGCAGGCTCAGGCGCTGATCGACGCGGGCGCGCACCGGGTGGAGTTCGGCACGCCGCACGGCCTCACCGACGACCGTGGCGTGGAACTGCTGGGCACCGAGGTGCTGCCGCTGCTGAACCGCTCACCGAAGGGAGCGGCGTAG
- the kynU gene encoding kynureninase produces MTSKRADVFGEDGEFGERAALAADAEDSACRREDFLLPPAPASCRYPEVAYFAGNSLGLQPRAVRAALSAELDDWALHAVEGHHRAAHPWLPYHAELREDAAALVGAAPEETVVMNSLTVNLHLMMATFYRPAGERTRIVIEDHAFSSDSYAVRSQAVHHGLDPDETVVRLRPRPGEDCLRTEDIVDYLAREGHRVALVLLGGVNYLTGEFLDIPAVTAAGHAAGCVVGWDLAHAAGNVPLALHDWDVDFAAWCSYKYLNAGPGAVAGCFVHRRHVTDPELPRLAGWWSTEQATRFEMRPELVPVPTADAWQISNPPILAMAPVRVSLRMFAETGMAALRERSLALTGYLERLLTEVVRDRPLEIVTPADPARRGAQLSLRVTGGPDTADAATLATRLHEVHGVLADVRRPDVIRLAPVPMYSTFHDCWRAAAALAEEVNPA; encoded by the coding sequence GTGACGAGCAAGCGCGCCGACGTGTTCGGCGAAGACGGCGAGTTCGGCGAGCGGGCGGCGCTGGCGGCCGACGCCGAGGACTCGGCCTGCCGCCGCGAGGACTTCCTCCTCCCGCCCGCCCCCGCCTCCTGCCGATACCCCGAGGTCGCCTACTTCGCGGGCAACTCGCTCGGCCTCCAGCCCCGCGCCGTCCGCGCCGCGCTCTCCGCCGAGCTGGACGACTGGGCGCTGCACGCGGTCGAGGGGCACCACCGGGCGGCGCACCCCTGGCTGCCCTACCACGCCGAACTGCGCGAGGACGCCGCCGCGCTGGTGGGCGCGGCCCCGGAGGAGACCGTGGTGATGAACTCCCTCACGGTCAACCTGCACCTGATGATGGCCACCTTCTACCGCCCGGCGGGCGAGCGCACCCGCATCGTCATCGAGGACCACGCCTTCTCCTCGGACAGCTACGCGGTGCGCAGTCAGGCGGTCCACCACGGCCTCGACCCCGACGAGACGGTGGTCCGGCTGCGCCCCCGCCCCGGCGAGGACTGCCTGCGCACCGAGGACATCGTGGACTACCTGGCCCGCGAGGGACACCGGGTGGCGCTCGTGCTCCTCGGCGGGGTCAACTACCTGACCGGAGAGTTCCTCGACATCCCCGCCGTCACCGCCGCCGGGCACGCGGCCGGATGCGTCGTCGGCTGGGACCTCGCGCACGCCGCGGGGAACGTGCCGCTCGCGCTGCACGACTGGGACGTGGACTTCGCGGCCTGGTGCTCGTACAAGTACCTCAACGCCGGTCCCGGCGCCGTCGCGGGCTGCTTCGTGCACCGGCGCCACGTGACCGACCCCGAACTGCCCCGGCTGGCCGGGTGGTGGAGCACCGAGCAGGCGACCCGCTTCGAGATGCGGCCCGAACTCGTCCCCGTCCCCACCGCCGACGCCTGGCAGATCTCCAACCCGCCGATCCTCGCCATGGCCCCGGTCAGGGTCTCGCTGCGGATGTTCGCCGAGACCGGGATGGCGGCGCTGAGGGAGCGGAGCCTGGCGCTCACAGGCTACCTGGAGCGGCTGCTCACCGAGGTCGTCCGCGACCGCCCCCTGGAGATCGTCACGCCCGCCGACCCGGCCAGGCGTGGAGCGCAGCTCTCCCTGCGGGTGACCGGGGGCCCCGACACCGCTGACGCCGCCACCCTCGCCACCCGGCTGCACGAGGTGCACGGCGTCCTCGCCGACGTGCGGCGCCCGGACGTCATCCGGCTGGCCCCCGTGCCGATGTACTCCACGTTCCACGACTGCTGGCGGGCGGCCGCCGCGCTCGCCGAGGAGGTGAACCCGGCATGA
- a CDS encoding nuclear transport factor 2 family protein: MNDTEAAAIAAGIDDMYDAFLAADRRRFDSHLHAEVTTWETHLPGPLRTRSELDAYRNERDGSGARPELDRLAAEDKRIDVWGDAGVARYVLVAEASGEPAQYSRVTDVLRRTGDDWLIVHHHSELLVP; encoded by the coding sequence GTGAACGACACGGAGGCCGCCGCGATCGCGGCTGGCATCGACGACATGTACGACGCCTTCCTCGCGGCGGACCGCCGCCGATTCGACAGTCACCTGCACGCCGAGGTGACCACCTGGGAGACGCACCTGCCGGGACCACTGCGGACCCGGTCGGAACTCGACGCCTACCGCAACGAGAGGGACGGCTCGGGTGCCCGTCCCGAACTCGACAGGCTGGCGGCCGAGGACAAGCGGATCGACGTGTGGGGCGACGCCGGGGTGGCGCGTTACGTGCTCGTCGCCGAGGCGTCGGGCGAACCCGCGCAGTACAGCCGGGTGACCGACGTGCTGCGCAGGACCGGCGACGACTGGCTCATCGTGCACCACCACTCCGAACTGCTCGTGCCATGA